A part of Manduca sexta isolate Smith_Timp_Sample1 chromosome 10, JHU_Msex_v1.0, whole genome shotgun sequence genomic DNA contains:
- the LOC115444186 gene encoding uncharacterized protein LOC115444186 encodes MAFSSFAITFTFLMNLQGTRLSLLSRFRNPNEYVAPAEMVFPEDMSDKVYKDLVEEVPDLLYERRNKVQSPVHRMNQTEMPYLIYLKTQDPDIVEPYYPQDDDKPEEELLRSIPEVISEATITESTTEATKTMTTNATTVITPRRPPWYTGPHMATCYTCGLNASFIPRSDICHEAFESDDFNIRSMARYFRTKCYRNDEYWAQRIEDFWFRGRHFKFDLGLKRGLYGPYMGGCFKRFMDVGTVYTQRGCRTWWPEYRHFKTFASHRYTRLEALLKHEKNACVVSPHASLTPFSRGISLFVRYHVCVCEGKYCNTAGNSFHDNIFLIILIYVVV; translated from the coding sequence ATGGCGTTTTCTAGTTTTGCTATAACATTTACGTTTTTGATGAATTTACAAggaactaggctatcgttgtTGTCAAGGTTCAGAAATCCGAATGAGTACGTCGCCCCGGCTGAGATGGTGTTCCCAGAAGATATGAGTGATAAAGTATACAAGGATTTGGTTGAAGAAGTGCCTGATCTGCTTTATGAGCGTAGAAATAAAGTCCAATCTCCTGTGCACAGAATGAATCAGACTGAAATGCCGtatttaatttacttgaaaACGCAGGACCCTGATATAGTAGAGCCGTATTATCCACAAGACGACGATAAACCAGAAGAAGAATTGCTACGAAGTATCCCAGAAGTTATAAGTGAAGCGACAATAACAGAAAGTACAACTGAAGCTACGAAGACTATGACTACGAACGCTACTACTGTAATCACACCGAGGAGACCACCCTGGTATACAGGTCCTCACATGGCTACATGCTACACCTGCGGACTAAATGCCAGCTTCATCCCCCGCAGCGATATCTGCCACGAAGCTTTTGAATCTGACGACTTCAACATCAGGTCTATGGCCAGATACTTCAGAACTAAATGCTATAGAAACGATGAGTATTGGGCGCAGAGAATAGAAGACTTTTGGTTCCGAGGCCGGCACTTTAAATTCGATTTAGGCTTAAAGAGGGGGTTGTATGGGCCCTATATGGGAGGATGTTTCAAACGATTCATGGATGTAGGGACGGTGTATACCCAAAGAGGTTGTAGGACTTGGTGGCCAGAGTACCgtcattttaaaacatttgcgAGTCATAGATACACGAGACTTGAGGCTTTGTTAAAGCATGAGAAGAATGCTTGTGTGGTGAGTCCGCATGCGTCCCTAACTCCCTTCAGCAGGGGCATATCGTTGTTCGTGAGGTACCACGTGTGCGTGTGTGAAGGCAAATATTGCAATACCGCAGGCAATAGTTTTCatgataacatatttttaattattttaatatacgtaGTTGTCTAG